In Listeria cossartiae subsp. cossartiae, one genomic interval encodes:
- the hisF gene encoding imidazole glycerol phosphate synthase subunit HisF: MLTKRIIPCLDVTAGRVVKGINFVSLTDVGDPVEIAKAYNEAGADELVFLDITATVELRQTMIDVVERTAEQVFIPLTVGGGISSVADMKNLLQAGADKISLNSAAIKRPELIQEGAAKFGNQCIVVAIDAKWTGTNWSVFTRGGRNDTGLDAIDWAKKAVQLGAGEILLTSMDGDGTKNGYDIPLTKAISEAVSVPVIASGGCGNAAHMVDVFEQTNSTAALAASIFHYGELSIKNVKTTLLKKGVNIRP; this comes from the coding sequence ATGCTTACTAAACGAATCATCCCCTGCCTAGATGTCACAGCTGGTCGCGTCGTCAAAGGTATTAATTTTGTTTCCTTAACGGATGTCGGTGATCCCGTCGAAATCGCCAAAGCCTATAACGAAGCTGGCGCCGACGAACTCGTTTTCCTTGATATCACCGCAACCGTCGAACTGCGCCAAACAATGATAGACGTCGTCGAACGAACCGCTGAGCAAGTGTTCATCCCACTCACAGTTGGCGGCGGCATAAGTAGCGTCGCCGATATGAAAAATCTATTACAAGCTGGTGCCGACAAGATTTCCCTCAATTCTGCTGCAATTAAACGACCTGAGCTCATCCAAGAAGGCGCCGCAAAATTCGGTAACCAATGTATCGTCGTCGCCATTGACGCCAAATGGACAGGCACAAATTGGAGCGTCTTCACTCGTGGTGGTAGAAATGATACCGGACTGGATGCCATTGACTGGGCAAAAAAAGCCGTTCAACTCGGCGCCGGTGAAATCCTGCTCACTAGCATGGACGGCGACGGCACCAAAAACGGCTACGATATTCCACTTACAAAAGCAATTTCAGAAGCAGTTTCTGTTCCCGTCATCGCTTCCGGTGGTTGTGGTAATGCCGCGCACATGGTCGACGTTTTCGAACAAACTAACTCAACCGCCGCACTCGCAGCCAGCATTTTCCATTACGGCGAACTTAGCATCAAAAACGTCAAAACTACTTTACTCAAAAAAGGAGTGAACATCCGCCCATGA
- the gdhA gene encoding NADP-specific glutamate dehydrogenase — translation MAQTSTIQNDTKAAEEYAARVFETIKQRNPGETEFHQAVEEFLNSVIPALAKEPKYEANGILEQLTEPERLISFRVPWVDDSGKVHVNRGYRVQFNSAIGPYKGGLRFHPSVTGSIVKFLGFEQIFKNSLTGLPIGGGKGGSDFDPKGKTDAEVMRFCQSFMTELQKHIGPDTDVPAGDIGVGGREIGYLFGQYKRLRGAYDAGTITGKGLTYGGSLARTEATGYGLVYFTVEMLEAAGESIRGKKIVVSGSGNVAIYAIEKAHELGAKVVACSDSAGFVYDKEGIKVETVKQLKEVERKRISEYTTIHPSAEYYAGGDVWSVPCDIALPCATQNEINADQARALVKNGVIAVAEGANMPSTLEAVDIYHENKVLFGPAKAANAGGVAVSALEMAQNGTRMSWSFQTVDEHLQNIMKDIYKNSSNAASEYGAPGNLVIGSNIAGFLKVANTMISHGII, via the coding sequence ATGGCACAAACATCCACTATCCAAAACGACACAAAGGCAGCCGAAGAATATGCAGCTCGAGTGTTTGAAACAATTAAACAACGGAATCCTGGCGAAACGGAATTCCACCAAGCAGTTGAAGAATTCTTAAACTCTGTTATTCCAGCTCTTGCAAAAGAACCTAAATACGAAGCAAATGGTATTTTAGAACAGTTAACAGAACCCGAACGCCTTATCAGTTTCCGAGTTCCATGGGTGGATGATTCTGGCAAAGTACACGTAAATCGCGGTTACCGGGTCCAATTCAATAGCGCAATTGGTCCATATAAAGGTGGTCTTCGTTTCCACCCTTCTGTAACAGGAAGCATCGTCAAATTCCTCGGTTTTGAACAAATCTTCAAAAACTCCCTAACTGGCTTACCAATCGGTGGCGGTAAAGGTGGCTCTGACTTTGATCCAAAAGGAAAAACAGACGCAGAAGTAATGCGTTTCTGCCAAAGCTTTATGACAGAACTACAAAAACATATCGGTCCTGATACAGATGTTCCCGCTGGTGATATCGGTGTTGGTGGACGCGAAATTGGCTACTTATTCGGCCAATACAAACGTCTTCGTGGCGCTTATGATGCTGGTACAATTACTGGTAAAGGCCTTACTTACGGCGGAAGTTTAGCTCGTACAGAAGCAACTGGCTACGGTCTTGTTTACTTCACAGTCGAAATGTTAGAAGCAGCAGGCGAATCTATCCGAGGCAAGAAAATTGTCGTTTCTGGCTCAGGTAACGTAGCTATTTATGCCATCGAAAAAGCACATGAATTAGGCGCTAAAGTAGTTGCATGTAGCGACTCTGCCGGTTTTGTTTATGACAAAGAAGGCATCAAAGTAGAAACAGTAAAACAATTAAAAGAAGTAGAACGCAAACGCATTAGCGAATATACAACGATTCACCCATCCGCTGAATATTATGCAGGTGGCGACGTATGGTCCGTTCCTTGTGATATCGCTCTACCATGTGCAACTCAAAATGAAATCAACGCTGATCAAGCCCGCGCGCTTGTAAAAAATGGTGTTATCGCTGTTGCAGAAGGCGCAAACATGCCATCTACACTTGAAGCAGTAGATATTTACCACGAAAACAAAGTACTTTTTGGTCCAGCAAAAGCGGCAAACGCTGGTGGTGTTGCAGTATCAGCCCTTGAAATGGCTCAAAACGGCACACGCATGAGCTGGTCTTTCCAAACAGTCGACGAACATTTACAAAACATCATGAAAGATATTTATAAAAACTCAAGCAACGCAGCAAGCGAATACGGCGCTCCTGGTAACCTAGTTATCGGCTCCAACATCGCAGGATTCTTGAAAGTTGCAAATACGATGATTTCACACGGCATCATTTAA
- the hisI gene encoding phosphoribosyl-AMP cyclohydrolase translates to MISVDFSKGLVPTIILDDQNGEVLMLAYMNEESYQKTLETGYTWFFSRSRNELWNKGATSGHTQKVKQIWTDCDNDTLLIRVNQIGPACHTGKKSCFFNLIKEDF, encoded by the coding sequence ATGATTTCCGTCGATTTTTCTAAAGGCCTTGTCCCAACCATTATCCTAGACGACCAAAATGGCGAAGTATTAATGCTCGCCTATATGAACGAAGAAAGCTATCAAAAAACGCTTGAAACTGGCTACACGTGGTTTTTTTCGCGCTCCAGAAATGAACTCTGGAACAAAGGCGCAACAAGCGGCCACACCCAAAAAGTAAAACAAATCTGGACCGACTGCGATAATGACACCTTGCTCATCCGGGTAAACCAAATCGGCCCAGCCTGCCACACCGGTAAAAAAAGCTGCTTTTTCAATCTCATAAAGGAGGACTTTTAA
- a CDS encoding magnesium transporter CorA family protein — translation MSIQTVFGNGKYNWINIDTDNTENLADFYEQYQIDNEVIAYSIDRNERAHFEYDQKTNTFVVVFNVPDQRKIDNHYETIPMVFIIKDEQLITITNNDNQYITRKMKRYLADSDGVTVFQFLFSSLYFIMDAFFPYVEEMDMDRRMINDKLKIKTTKKNLLSLSDLETGIVYFVSASKQNAALLEQMKAHLIYRELNEVEKEQFEDALIEAKQLVEMTGLSSEILQQLSGTYNNILNNNLNDTMKILTALSILLTVPTIITGFFGMNMPLPLEHNVFGWLITILISIVLWFGLSFILRKLMR, via the coding sequence ATGTCTATTCAAACTGTTTTTGGAAATGGGAAATATAATTGGATTAATATCGATACGGATAATACGGAGAACTTAGCGGATTTTTATGAACAGTATCAAATTGATAATGAAGTAATTGCTTATTCGATTGATAGAAATGAACGAGCCCATTTTGAGTATGATCAAAAGACGAACACATTTGTGGTTGTATTTAATGTGCCGGATCAAAGGAAAATTGATAATCATTATGAAACAATCCCAATGGTTTTTATTATAAAAGACGAGCAGTTAATCACGATTACGAATAATGATAATCAGTATATTACCCGGAAAATGAAGCGATATTTAGCGGATTCAGATGGAGTAACTGTTTTTCAGTTTTTATTTAGTAGTTTGTATTTTATTATGGATGCTTTTTTTCCGTATGTGGAAGAGATGGATATGGATAGAAGAATGATCAATGATAAGTTGAAAATTAAAACGACGAAGAAAAATTTATTGTCTTTATCGGATTTAGAAACGGGAATTGTTTATTTTGTTTCGGCGTCTAAGCAAAATGCGGCGTTGCTCGAACAAATGAAAGCGCATTTGATTTACCGTGAGCTAAATGAAGTGGAAAAAGAACAGTTTGAAGATGCTTTAATAGAAGCAAAACAGCTTGTGGAGATGACTGGATTAAGTTCAGAAATCTTACAGCAATTGTCAGGTACGTATAATAATATTTTGAATAATAATCTGAATGATACGATGAAAATTTTGACGGCTTTATCTATTTTACTGACGGTTCCGACGATTATTACGGGATTTTTTGGAATGAATATGCCGCTTCCGTTAGAACATAATGTTTTTGGTTGGCTGATTACGATTTTGATTAGTATTGTTCTATGGTTTGGACTTTCTTTTATTTTGCGGAAGTTAATGAGATAA
- the hisA gene encoding 1-(5-phosphoribosyl)-5-[(5-phosphoribosylamino)methylideneamino]imidazole-4-carboxamide isomerase, producing MQIFPAIDLKNGQCVRLFQGDFSKQTVVNEDPIAQAKAFAADGATYLHIVDLDGALEGRPVNLEIIQKMKQSAKVPVQVGGGIRSMAQVDYYLESGIDRVIIGSAALTDPDFLRAAVQKYGPKIAAGIDAKNGLVATSGWLDVSQVSYLDLAKRMEEMDVETIIYTDISRDGTLTGPNLEQMAALQKHVSINLVASGGVSSRTDLEALAKLGLYGAIAGKALYNGHISMSDVVEVEQYAY from the coding sequence ATGCAAATCTTCCCAGCAATAGACTTAAAAAATGGACAATGCGTCCGGCTTTTCCAAGGTGATTTTTCCAAACAAACCGTCGTGAATGAAGACCCAATCGCTCAAGCAAAAGCCTTTGCCGCAGATGGCGCGACCTATTTGCACATCGTTGACCTAGACGGCGCATTAGAAGGACGTCCAGTTAACCTCGAAATCATCCAAAAAATGAAACAATCCGCCAAAGTTCCCGTCCAAGTTGGCGGAGGAATTCGCAGTATGGCACAAGTGGATTATTATCTCGAATCTGGCATCGACCGCGTTATCATTGGTTCAGCCGCACTAACAGACCCAGATTTTCTCCGTGCAGCCGTCCAAAAATACGGTCCTAAAATAGCCGCCGGAATCGACGCCAAAAACGGCCTTGTCGCAACAAGCGGCTGGCTCGATGTCAGCCAAGTTAGCTATTTAGATTTAGCCAAACGAATGGAAGAAATGGATGTCGAAACCATCATTTACACTGATATTAGCCGCGATGGCACGCTAACAGGTCCTAATTTAGAACAAATGGCTGCATTGCAAAAACACGTCAGCATCAATTTAGTTGCATCTGGAGGTGTGAGCAGTCGCACTGATTTAGAAGCACTTGCCAAACTTGGCCTATACGGAGCAATTGCCGGAAAAGCCCTTTATAATGGTCATATTTCAATGTCGGATGTTGTCGAGGTGGAGCAATATGCTTACTAA
- the hisE gene encoding phosphoribosyl-ATP diphosphatase — MLNDLYEEIKLRKEQPKEGSYTNYLFEKGLDKILKKVGEEATEVVIAAKNDKQELIAEVSDLTYHLLVLLAEKNIPLSAIQTELQTREGKLSTTRDRKEISDL; from the coding sequence ATGCTAAATGACCTATATGAAGAAATTAAACTGCGCAAAGAACAACCAAAAGAAGGCTCCTACACCAACTACCTATTCGAAAAAGGACTCGATAAAATCCTCAAAAAAGTTGGCGAAGAAGCTACCGAAGTCGTCATTGCCGCTAAAAATGACAAGCAGGAATTAATCGCCGAAGTATCTGATTTGACCTATCACCTGCTCGTGCTCTTAGCCGAAAAAAATATTCCATTATCCGCTATCCAAACAGAGCTTCAAACGCGCGAAGGAAAACTCAGCACGACTCGTGACCGCAAAGAAATTAGCGATTTATAA